In the Pieris napi chromosome 19, ilPieNapi1.2, whole genome shotgun sequence genome, one interval contains:
- the LOC125059337 gene encoding uncharacterized protein LOC125059337 has protein sequence MNKNGVKVIKWVDKRQLLMLSTLKEDKDVLFNTGKKNKKTNEDIKKPTCVVTYNNNKKGVDFSDQMSSYYSTLKRGLKWFRKVGMEYLFGMALVNAWITYNMKNDKKVSKKEFTEALMQSLTGKSILCPDKNQVIPKDNDHVLEMSAKRRNCAGCYDRLRKTLNSTQAKKKVKKIKKYCRKCNQNLCVICFQDRHK, from the exons atgaataaaaatggcgttaaagttattaaatgGGTTGACAAAAGGCAACTTCTAATGCTATCTACTCTCAAAGAGGACAAAGATGTGCTTTTCAACactggaaaaaaaaataagaagacGAATGAAGATATTAAAAAGCCTACATGTGTCGTTACGTataataacaacaaaaaagGAGTTGACTTTAGCGACCAAATGTCTTCATACTATTCTACATTAAAAAGAGGGCTCAAATGGTTCAGAAAAGTGGGTATGGAATATTTGTTTGGCATGGCGTTAGTAAACGCGTGGATCACATACAACATGAAAAATGATAAGAAGGtttcaaaaaaagaatttacAGAGGCATTAATGCAATCATTAACTGGAAAAAGTATATTATGCCCTGATA AAAATCAAGTAATACCTAAGGACAATGACCATGTCCTTGAGATGAGCGCTAAACGAAGAAATTGTGCAGGGTGCTACGACAGACTGCGGAAAACCTTGAATAGTACCcaagcaaaaaaaaaagttaagaaaataaaaaaatattgcaggAAATGCAACCAAAACCTTTGCGTAATATGTTTCCAGGACAggcataagtaa